Proteins encoded by one window of Enterobacter pseudoroggenkampii:
- a CDS encoding M20 peptidase aminoacylase family protein, which translates to MSFGEQLIAWRRELHQNPELSGQEVETTTRLRQWLTNAGITPQPYDLSTGLVAEIGSGSKLIALRADIDALPIEERSGVPFSSQRAGVMHACGHDIHTSVILGAALKLKEREASLNGRVRILFQPAEENFGGAKSMVRAGALRDVSAIFGMHNEPGLPVGEFATRGGPFYANVDRFVIRITGKGAHAARPHEGNDAIVLASQLVTALQSVASRNVNTLDSVVLSVTRIAGGNTWNVLPESVELEGTLRTHRTEVQQNVKARVGEIAAGFASAFSAQIDITWYAGPTALVNDERWADFATSVARDAGYETRHAELHMGGEDFAVYLQQIPGAFVSIGSNSPYGLHHPAFNPDEALIEPAARYFAQLAEKALQHV; encoded by the coding sequence ATGAGCTTTGGCGAACAGCTGATTGCCTGGCGTCGCGAACTGCACCAGAACCCGGAGCTCTCCGGCCAGGAAGTGGAGACCACGACGCGCCTGCGCCAGTGGCTGACGAATGCCGGGATTACCCCGCAGCCTTACGACCTGTCTACCGGGCTGGTGGCGGAAATCGGCTCGGGCAGCAAACTGATTGCGCTGCGGGCGGATATTGATGCCCTGCCGATTGAAGAGCGCAGCGGCGTGCCGTTTAGCTCGCAGCGTGCAGGCGTAATGCATGCCTGCGGACACGATATCCACACCAGCGTCATCCTCGGCGCCGCGTTAAAGCTGAAAGAGCGAGAGGCCTCGCTTAACGGCCGGGTGCGGATCCTGTTTCAGCCTGCCGAAGAGAACTTCGGCGGTGCGAAGAGCATGGTGCGCGCCGGTGCCTTACGCGATGTCAGCGCGATTTTCGGTATGCACAACGAGCCCGGCCTGCCGGTCGGTGAGTTCGCTACCCGAGGCGGTCCGTTCTATGCCAACGTCGACCGCTTTGTGATCCGCATTACCGGTAAGGGCGCGCACGCCGCACGTCCGCATGAAGGCAACGACGCCATTGTGCTGGCGAGCCAGCTGGTGACGGCGCTGCAAAGCGTCGCCAGCCGCAACGTCAACACGCTGGATTCGGTGGTGCTGAGCGTGACGCGCATTGCAGGCGGTAACACCTGGAACGTGCTGCCGGAAAGCGTCGAGCTGGAAGGCACGCTGCGCACCCATCGCACGGAAGTGCAGCAGAATGTGAAAGCCCGCGTGGGCGAAATCGCTGCCGGGTTTGCCAGCGCCTTCAGCGCGCAGATTGATATCACCTGGTATGCCGGGCCCACCGCGCTGGTGAATGACGAACGCTGGGCCGATTTCGCCACCTCGGTCGCCAGGGACGCCGGATACGAAACCCGGCACGCCGAGTTGCATATGGGCGGGGAAGATTTTGCGGTCTATCTGCAGCAGATCCCGGGGGCGTTTGTCAGCATCGGCAGCAACAGCCCGTACGGTTTACATCATCCGGCATTTAATCCGGATGAAGCCTTAATTGAGCCCGCTGCCCGCTATTTTGCACAGCTTGCGGAAAAAGCCCTGCAACACGTTTAA
- a CDS encoding glutathione S-transferase family protein: MIKLYGVPGWGSAIGEVMLTLADIPYQFINVDGFDQPGPQRELLQKLNPLCQVPTLALENGAIMTETAAIALMVLDRCPDLAPPVGQAERQQFQRLLIWFVANVYPTFTYADYPERWVPDAPEQLQKNCIEYRKSLYLWFESQLKAAPFALGERLTLLDVYIAVARTWGPRHAWFAENTPKFTAIADTVCQLPELHKVLKANNII; encoded by the coding sequence ATGATTAAACTCTATGGCGTACCCGGCTGGGGCTCGGCGATCGGTGAAGTGATGCTGACCCTGGCTGATATCCCTTATCAATTTATCAACGTGGACGGGTTTGACCAGCCCGGCCCGCAGCGTGAGCTCCTGCAAAAGCTCAACCCGCTGTGTCAGGTGCCGACGCTGGCGCTGGAAAATGGTGCCATCATGACCGAAACGGCGGCGATTGCCCTGATGGTGCTCGACAGATGTCCCGACCTTGCTCCGCCCGTGGGGCAGGCCGAACGCCAGCAGTTTCAGCGTCTGCTGATCTGGTTTGTGGCCAACGTCTATCCCACATTTACGTATGCAGACTATCCCGAACGCTGGGTGCCGGATGCGCCGGAACAGCTGCAGAAAAACTGCATCGAATACCGGAAATCCCTCTATTTGTGGTTCGAAAGTCAGCTTAAGGCCGCCCCGTTTGCGCTGGGGGAAAGGCTGACGCTGCTGGATGTGTATATTGCGGTGGCGCGCACCTGGGGGCCTCGTCACGCCTGGTTTGCCGAAAACACCCCTAAATTCACGGCAATTGCGGACACCGTATGTCAGCTACCGGAACTGCACAAGGTGTTAAAGGCAAACAATATTATCTGA
- a CDS encoding LLM class flavin-dependent oxidoreductase, producing the protein MSWRISILDKSPIAENETAADALARTLALAQQAENLGYHRFWIAEHHNTPQLASPSPELLIAWILGQTTRIRVGSGGVMLQHYSPYKVAENFNVLAALAPGRVDLGVGKAPGGLPLSTRALQQGLNQQEKGSFAEQLAQLDRWIRPEHHAIEEAVRATPLPPLPAEGFLLGASTESALLAARLDWHFVFAAHLNGDPDLLREVVSTWRENSARDVIVAVQAIVAPTQAEADALAQKVEVWGVELANGQRVTVASEEQAYAFARQAGSEPVRIARRAQSLLAGTAESVVEQLNALHQQWGIDEFIIDTPVAEGATRVASLRLLAEARLNREVTV; encoded by the coding sequence ATGTCATGGCGAATCAGCATTCTGGATAAAAGCCCCATCGCTGAAAACGAAACGGCTGCCGATGCACTGGCGCGTACCCTGGCGCTGGCGCAGCAGGCAGAAAATCTGGGGTATCACCGCTTCTGGATTGCCGAACACCACAACACCCCACAGCTTGCCAGCCCTTCCCCGGAGCTGCTGATTGCCTGGATCCTCGGGCAAACCACGCGCATTCGCGTCGGGTCCGGCGGCGTAATGCTTCAGCACTATAGCCCCTATAAAGTCGCCGAGAATTTTAACGTGCTGGCCGCGCTGGCGCCTGGCCGCGTGGATCTCGGCGTCGGGAAAGCCCCCGGCGGATTACCGCTCTCAACCCGCGCGCTGCAGCAGGGCCTGAATCAACAGGAAAAGGGCAGCTTTGCCGAACAGCTGGCCCAGCTCGACCGCTGGATCCGTCCTGAGCATCACGCTATTGAAGAAGCCGTCCGCGCCACGCCGCTGCCGCCGCTGCCTGCTGAAGGTTTCCTGCTGGGCGCGAGTACCGAAAGCGCGTTGCTGGCCGCCAGGCTCGACTGGCACTTTGTATTTGCCGCACACCTGAACGGTGACCCGGATCTGCTGCGCGAGGTGGTATCGACCTGGCGTGAGAACAGCGCGCGGGACGTGATAGTGGCAGTACAGGCGATTGTCGCGCCGACGCAGGCCGAGGCAGACGCGCTGGCGCAGAAGGTCGAGGTGTGGGGCGTTGAGCTGGCAAACGGGCAGCGCGTCACCGTGGCCAGCGAAGAGCAGGCCTACGCCTTTGCACGCCAGGCGGGCAGCGAGCCGGTGCGCATTGCACGCCGGGCGCAGTCGCTGCTGGCGGGCACCGCTGAGTCGGTAGTGGAACAGCTCAACGCGCTGCATCAGCAGTGGGGCATTGACGAATTTATCATCGACACGCCGGTAGCGGAGGGAGCAACGCGCGTCGCGTCGCTGCGCCTGCTGGCCGAGGCGCGTCTTAACAGGGAGGTCACCGTATGA
- a CDS encoding GNAT family N-acetyltransferase, with the protein MSERFRDVSPEDAELQPIIEGLFGEYAARYGDYFSKDAEVELTEWYLAPQGLFIVLERDGKIIATGAYKPFDERTAEIKRIWTDKTLRQQGLAGRVVQELERRAVLAGYSQIYLTTGFRQPEAVRLYLSQGYQPQFDLNRDPEEYSQPPFDGRLRFTKTLVREAFSKTA; encoded by the coding sequence ATGAGCGAACGATTTCGTGATGTATCACCGGAAGATGCCGAACTTCAGCCCATTATCGAGGGGCTGTTCGGTGAATATGCCGCCCGCTACGGGGACTACTTCTCTAAAGACGCGGAAGTGGAGCTCACCGAGTGGTATTTAGCGCCGCAGGGGTTGTTTATCGTCCTGGAGCGCGACGGGAAGATTATCGCCACCGGCGCGTACAAACCGTTCGACGAACGCACCGCGGAAATCAAACGCATCTGGACGGACAAAACCCTGCGTCAGCAGGGGCTTGCCGGGCGCGTGGTGCAGGAGCTGGAGCGCAGGGCGGTGCTGGCAGGGTACAGTCAGATCTACCTGACAACCGGCTTTCGTCAGCCGGAGGCGGTCAGGCTCTATCTTAGCCAGGGCTATCAGCCGCAGTTCGATCTGAACCGCGATCCGGAAGAGTACAGCCAGCCGCCGTTTGACGGTCGGCTGCGTTTCACCAAAACGCTGGTACGTGAAGCGTTCAGTAAAACCGCATGA
- a CDS encoding amino acid ABC transporter ATP-binding protein: protein MQASPEGHISITGVSKFFGRHKALDNVSLEIPPGSVTVILGPSGSGKSTLLRTINHLERVDEGFIQIDGDYIGYRRQGDRLYELKEKEILKQRVNVGYVFQNFNLFPHLTVLENLIEAPIAHKKLSKKEAVERAYSLLDVVGLRDKADAWSRHLSGGQQQRIAIARALALRPRVMLFDEPTSALDPELVGEVLDVIKKLARSGTTLVVVTHEIGFAREVADQVVFMVDGKIVEQGSSDEVLNRPSHARTRQFLSKVL, encoded by the coding sequence ATGCAAGCCTCTCCTGAAGGACATATTTCGATTACCGGCGTCAGCAAATTTTTTGGCCGCCATAAGGCGCTCGACAACGTTTCGCTTGAGATCCCGCCCGGGTCCGTGACGGTCATTCTCGGGCCGTCCGGGTCAGGCAAATCAACCTTGCTGCGCACCATTAATCACCTGGAGCGCGTCGATGAAGGCTTTATTCAGATCGACGGGGATTACATTGGCTACCGTCGTCAGGGAGACAGGCTCTACGAGCTGAAGGAGAAGGAGATCCTCAAACAGCGCGTCAACGTGGGCTATGTGTTCCAGAACTTCAATCTCTTTCCGCATCTCACGGTGCTGGAAAACCTGATTGAGGCGCCCATCGCGCATAAAAAGCTCAGCAAAAAAGAGGCGGTAGAAAGGGCGTACAGCCTGCTGGACGTGGTCGGGCTGCGGGATAAAGCCGATGCCTGGTCGCGGCATCTCTCCGGCGGGCAACAGCAGCGTATTGCCATTGCCCGTGCGCTGGCGTTACGTCCTCGCGTGATGCTGTTTGATGAACCCACCTCGGCGCTGGATCCGGAGCTGGTAGGGGAAGTGCTGGACGTAATCAAAAAACTGGCCCGGTCCGGGACTACGCTGGTGGTGGTCACTCACGAGATCGGCTTTGCCCGGGAAGTGGCGGATCAGGTGGTATTTATGGTCGACGGAAAAATTGTCGAGCAGGGAAGCAGTGACGAGGTATTAAACCGTCCGTCACATGCGCGAACGCGCCAGTTTCTCTCCAAAGTCTTATAA
- a CDS encoding NAD-dependent malic enzyme: MSRKEVLYTPYNGAVLLENPLLNKGLAFIKEERDNFNLHGLLPHNVETIEEQTERAWVQFCHFKSDISRHVYLRNIQDTNETLFYNLLRSHLKETLPIIYTPTVGEACEHFSTIYRRARGLFISWPNRHRIDEMLQSFSRNDVRVIVVTDGERILGLGDQGIGGMGIPIGKLSLYTACGGIHPASTLPIMLDVGTNNQQHLDDPMYMGWRHPRISDDQYAEFMDMFVSTVKARWPNVLLQFEDFAQKNATRLLQRYRDQLCCFNDDIQGTAAVTAGTLMAAAHAAGTRIRDQRVVFLGSGSAGCGIAEKIVALMVDDGLSESEARSRIFMVDRFGLLTDDMTNLLDFQKNLLTARDAVSRWQVEAKNISLLDVVKNAHPTVMIGVSGQPGLFSEEIVKEMHRHCPRPIIMPLSNPTSRAEAQPQDLIAWTQGAALVATGSPFAPVFWENAHYEIAQCNNAYIFPGLGLGVLACNARRVTEEMLMAASRSLAAQSPLVTTEKGGLLPPVAQIETVSRQIAVAVARAAIEQGVAPAIDDETLMARIEKTWWQADYAPYRRSAL; the protein is encoded by the coding sequence ATGTCCCGGAAAGAAGTTCTGTACACCCCTTACAATGGGGCCGTATTGCTGGAGAATCCGCTATTAAATAAAGGACTCGCTTTTATTAAAGAAGAGCGTGATAATTTTAATCTGCATGGGTTATTGCCGCACAACGTTGAAACCATTGAAGAACAAACCGAGCGCGCCTGGGTACAGTTCTGTCATTTCAAAAGCGATATCTCGCGTCATGTTTATCTGCGAAATATTCAGGACACCAATGAAACTCTCTTTTACAATCTCTTGCGTTCGCATCTGAAAGAGACGTTACCGATTATCTATACCCCGACGGTCGGTGAAGCCTGCGAGCATTTCTCTACGATTTATCGCCGCGCGCGCGGCTTGTTTATTTCATGGCCTAACCGTCATCGTATTGATGAGATGCTGCAAAGTTTTTCACGCAACGACGTTCGCGTGATTGTGGTGACGGACGGGGAACGTATTTTAGGGCTTGGCGATCAGGGTATCGGCGGTATGGGCATCCCGATTGGTAAGCTGTCGCTGTATACCGCCTGCGGGGGGATCCATCCGGCCTCTACCCTCCCGATTATGCTGGATGTCGGCACCAATAATCAGCAACACCTCGACGACCCGATGTACATGGGCTGGCGTCATCCGCGCATCAGCGACGACCAATACGCTGAGTTTATGGATATGTTTGTCAGCACCGTGAAAGCACGCTGGCCCAATGTTCTCCTGCAGTTTGAAGACTTTGCGCAGAAAAACGCAACTCGCCTGCTCCAGCGCTACCGCGACCAGCTGTGCTGCTTCAATGATGATATCCAGGGCACGGCAGCGGTCACCGCAGGTACGCTGATGGCGGCGGCCCATGCGGCAGGCACCCGCATTCGCGATCAGCGCGTTGTCTTCCTGGGCAGTGGTTCTGCCGGATGCGGGATCGCTGAAAAAATTGTGGCGCTGATGGTGGATGACGGCCTGAGCGAGTCCGAAGCGCGCAGCCGGATCTTCATGGTCGATCGCTTCGGTCTGCTGACCGACGACATGACCAACCTGCTCGATTTCCAGAAAAACCTGCTTACCGCGCGCGACGCCGTTAGCCGCTGGCAGGTAGAGGCGAAGAATATTTCCCTGCTGGACGTGGTGAAGAACGCGCATCCTACGGTGATGATCGGCGTTTCAGGCCAGCCGGGTCTGTTCAGCGAAGAGATTGTCAAAGAGATGCATCGCCACTGCCCCCGTCCGATTATCATGCCGCTCTCAAACCCGACGTCGCGGGCGGAGGCCCAGCCTCAGGATCTTATCGCCTGGACCCAGGGAGCCGCGCTGGTGGCCACCGGCAGCCCGTTCGCGCCGGTATTCTGGGAGAATGCACACTACGAGATTGCCCAGTGTAATAACGCCTATATCTTCCCTGGTCTGGGGCTGGGCGTTCTGGCCTGTAACGCGCGCCGGGTCACGGAAGAGATGCTGATGGCAGCAAGCCGCAGCCTGGCCGCGCAGTCTCCTCTGGTCACCACGGAAAAAGGTGGATTGCTGCCGCCGGTAGCTCAGATTGAAACGGTCTCACGCCAGATTGCCGTCGCCGTCGCCCGGGCTGCGATTGAACAGGGCGTGGCACCGGCGATAGATGATGAGACGTTGATGGCGCGTATCGAGAAGACGTGGTGGCAGGCGGACTATGCGCCGTACCGCCGATCCGCGCTGTAG
- the pptA gene encoding tautomerase PptA: MPHVDIKCFPRDLNDEQKTALAADIADVIIRHFNSKDSSVSVALNQIAPEDWKAQVWDTEIGPKLEELIKKPGYSM, encoded by the coding sequence ATGCCACACGTAGATATCAAATGTTTTCCCCGTGATTTGAACGACGAACAAAAAACGGCCCTGGCGGCGGATATTGCCGACGTGATTATTCGCCATTTCAACAGCAAAGACAGTTCCGTGTCGGTGGCGTTGAACCAGATCGCGCCTGAAGACTGGAAGGCGCAGGTCTGGGATACCGAAATTGGACCGAAGCTGGAGGAGCTTATTAAGAAGCCCGGGTATTCGATGTAA
- a CDS encoding Kdo(2)-lipid IV(A) acyltransferase gives MTKLPRFSFAFLHPRYWLSWAGIAALWLIMLLPYPLLFRIGHCLGRLAMRLLPRRVEIARRNLELCFPEMKKAERESLLQRNFESVGMGVVETGMAWFWPEWRVKKYFTVRGYEHMEKARAQGKGVVLVGMHFLTLELGARIFGMLNPGIGVYRPNNNALLDWLQTRGRLRSNKTMLDRHDLKGMIRSLKQNEILWYAPDHDYGKTNSVFVPFFAVPDAATTAGSYMLVKSAKPAVIPFVPRRKADGTGYELIILEDISEALQGGDKEAVATQMNRAIEHAVRMAPEQYMWLHRRFKTRPEGVPDRYDRRKSVAPRGDILSASDFSDRSGIQH, from the coding sequence ATGACAAAATTACCCCGTTTTTCATTCGCCTTTCTTCATCCCCGTTACTGGCTAAGCTGGGCCGGCATTGCCGCGCTGTGGCTCATCATGCTGCTCCCTTATCCGCTTCTGTTCAGAATCGGTCATTGCCTTGGTCGACTGGCGATGCGCCTGCTTCCCCGCCGCGTCGAAATTGCCCGCCGCAACCTGGAGCTTTGTTTCCCGGAGATGAAAAAGGCGGAGCGAGAGTCATTGCTGCAGCGTAATTTTGAATCGGTAGGAATGGGGGTGGTCGAGACCGGGATGGCATGGTTCTGGCCCGAGTGGCGGGTGAAGAAATACTTTACCGTGCGGGGTTATGAGCACATGGAAAAGGCCAGGGCGCAGGGAAAGGGCGTGGTGCTGGTGGGGATGCATTTTCTGACGCTTGAGCTGGGCGCGCGGATATTTGGCATGCTTAACCCGGGTATCGGGGTGTATCGTCCTAATAATAATGCCCTGCTGGACTGGCTTCAGACGCGCGGGCGCCTGCGTTCCAATAAAACCATGCTCGATCGTCATGATTTAAAGGGCATGATCCGCTCGCTGAAGCAAAATGAAATTTTGTGGTACGCCCCGGACCATGACTATGGCAAAACCAATAGCGTATTTGTGCCGTTCTTTGCGGTGCCGGATGCCGCGACGACCGCTGGAAGCTATATGCTGGTCAAAAGCGCTAAGCCTGCCGTCATTCCCTTTGTGCCGCGCCGCAAGGCGGATGGCACCGGTTACGAGCTGATCATTCTGGAAGATATCAGCGAGGCGTTGCAGGGCGGCGATAAAGAAGCCGTGGCGACGCAGATGAACAGGGCGATTGAACACGCTGTACGGATGGCGCCAGAACAGTATATGTGGCTGCACCGGCGCTTCAAAACGCGTCCTGAAGGTGTACCTGACCGGTATGACCGCCGCAAGAGCGTGGCCCCACGGGGTGATATTCTCTCCGCCAGCGATTTTTCTGATCGCTCAGGCATACAGCACTAA
- a CDS encoding AAA family ATPase yields MKINVIGTSGSGKSTLAKRIATELAIPCIEMDRLYWQADWQGTPDDEFQAKLEQALQASPDWVLDGNYNRTRPVKWRDVDVVVWVDYGFIRTLWQAVTRAIKRAWHKHELWPGTGNKESFRRAFFSRESIIIWTMKTWRNNRTRYEADLQNPQYSHIRFVRITRREQVETLIASLKSYS; encoded by the coding sequence GTGAAAATTAACGTCATAGGAACCAGCGGAAGTGGAAAAAGCACGCTGGCGAAGCGGATTGCGACCGAACTGGCTATTCCCTGTATCGAGATGGACAGACTCTACTGGCAGGCTGACTGGCAGGGCACGCCGGACGACGAGTTTCAGGCAAAGCTGGAGCAGGCGCTACAGGCGTCGCCAGACTGGGTGCTGGACGGTAACTACAACCGCACGCGGCCTGTGAAATGGCGCGATGTAGATGTGGTGGTGTGGGTGGATTATGGGTTTATCCGCACCCTCTGGCAGGCCGTCACGCGAGCAATAAAGCGGGCCTGGCATAAGCACGAGCTCTGGCCGGGAACGGGGAATAAAGAGAGTTTCCGGCGCGCGTTCTTCAGCAGAGAATCGATTATCATCTGGACGATGAAAACCTGGCGTAACAACCGCACGCGCTATGAAGCCGATCTGCAAAACCCGCAATATAGCCATATTCGCTTCGTCCGCATTACCCGTCGGGAGCAGGTGGAAACGCTGATTGCCTCCTTAAAGTCTTATTCTTAG
- a CDS encoding ABC transporter substrate-binding protein codes for MKYGLLAGLVFTTASHASIDLKANEQSLPVTVDRQAVAKIPASYKFVEPGTLTVAVSMLNSPPLALLASDNRTRIGSDPDIARLLAGSLGLKLKLVPTAWEDWPLGIASGRYDVALVNIAVTEQRKEKFDFATYRVDSLAFSVKSTSEIQSIKSAEDLAGKRVIVGSGTNQERILLGWNEENKKAGREPALPVYLHDDASGNLYIQSGRADVFFGPQSVSAYKAALTGKTRVVGLGPKKAYVATTTKKGNELVYALQAALDGAIKRGDYQKVLARWGEQGEAVAQSEVNPPGITY; via the coding sequence ATGAAATACGGACTTCTGGCGGGGCTGGTCTTCACGACGGCGAGCCACGCCAGCATCGATCTGAAAGCCAACGAGCAGTCGCTGCCGGTGACGGTGGATCGTCAGGCCGTGGCAAAGATCCCCGCCAGTTACAAATTCGTGGAGCCGGGTACGCTGACGGTCGCCGTCTCAATGCTGAACTCCCCGCCGCTGGCGCTGCTGGCCAGCGATAACCGTACGCGCATTGGCAGCGACCCGGATATCGCCCGCCTGCTGGCGGGCAGCCTGGGGCTGAAGCTGAAGCTGGTGCCGACGGCGTGGGAAGACTGGCCGCTGGGGATCGCCTCAGGGCGCTACGACGTGGCGCTGGTGAACATTGCGGTGACCGAACAGCGTAAAGAGAAGTTTGATTTTGCGACCTACCGCGTCGACTCGCTGGCGTTTTCGGTGAAATCCACGAGCGAGATCCAGTCAATCAAAAGCGCGGAAGATCTGGCCGGGAAAAGGGTGATTGTCGGCTCCGGTACGAATCAGGAACGCATTCTGCTGGGCTGGAACGAAGAGAACAAAAAGGCGGGGCGCGAGCCTGCGCTGCCGGTTTATCTCCACGATGATGCCTCGGGCAATCTCTATATCCAGTCCGGAAGGGCGGATGTGTTCTTCGGGCCGCAGTCGGTTTCAGCCTATAAAGCGGCGCTCACAGGTAAAACCCGCGTGGTCGGTTTAGGGCCGAAAAAAGCCTATGTCGCGACCACGACCAAAAAAGGCAATGAGCTGGTGTACGCGTTACAGGCGGCGCTGGACGGCGCGATCAAGCGGGGAGATTACCAGAAGGTGCTGGCGCGCTGGGGCGAACAGGGCGAAGCGGTGGCACAGTCGGAGGTCAACCCGCCTGGGATAACCTACTAA
- a CDS encoding amino acid ABC transporter permease has product MSNVETIKVVPARYPLRAVGAAVALFVLAVVIQSVAFNPRWEWAVFARWFFDPVILEGVGQTLLLTLIGTALSVVFGGMLALAKLSSSWLLSSLAWAYIWLFRSLPLIVVLIILYNFSYLYDTLSLGVPFTGITWGSFETINVLGQFSTAVVGLTLVQSAYTAEIIRGGFLGVDHGQYEAAAALGLPAWRRTVRIILPQALRTILPSGFNEIISLAKGTAMVYVLAMPELFYTIQMIYNRTQEVIPLLMVGAAWYLAITTVLSAIQYGVERALARSERRSAVNQNRAARRTRSVTTTPAQEPIHASLS; this is encoded by the coding sequence ATGAGCAACGTTGAAACCATTAAGGTGGTCCCGGCGCGTTATCCGCTGCGGGCCGTCGGCGCCGCGGTGGCGCTGTTTGTCCTGGCGGTCGTGATTCAGTCCGTGGCCTTTAACCCGCGCTGGGAGTGGGCGGTGTTCGCCCGCTGGTTCTTCGACCCGGTGATCCTCGAAGGTGTCGGACAGACCCTGCTGCTGACGCTGATCGGCACCGCGCTGAGCGTGGTGTTTGGCGGCATGCTGGCCCTGGCGAAACTCTCTTCATCCTGGCTGCTCAGCAGCCTGGCGTGGGCGTACATCTGGCTGTTTCGGTCGCTGCCGCTGATTGTGGTGCTGATCATTCTGTACAACTTTTCATATCTCTACGACACGCTCTCGCTCGGCGTGCCTTTCACCGGCATCACCTGGGGCAGCTTTGAAACCATCAACGTGCTGGGGCAATTTTCTACCGCCGTGGTGGGGCTAACCCTGGTGCAGAGCGCCTATACCGCCGAGATCATTCGCGGGGGCTTCCTCGGGGTCGATCACGGCCAGTATGAGGCCGCCGCCGCGCTCGGCCTGCCGGCCTGGCGCCGCACGGTGCGCATCATTTTGCCTCAGGCGCTGCGCACCATTCTGCCGTCGGGGTTCAATGAAATCATCAGCCTCGCCAAGGGCACGGCGATGGTGTACGTCCTGGCGATGCCGGAGCTGTTTTATACCATCCAGATGATCTACAACCGCACGCAGGAGGTGATCCCGCTGCTGATGGTCGGTGCCGCCTGGTACCTGGCGATCACCACCGTCCTGTCCGCTATCCAGTACGGTGTTGAACGCGCACTTGCCCGCAGCGAACGCCGCTCTGCCGTTAATCAGAACCGTGCCGCTCGTCGTACCCGTTCTGTCACCACCACGCCAGCACAGGAGCCTATCCATGCAAGCCTCTCCTGA